The DNA segment GAAATCCCGAAAAAAGGTCTCAAGAACATGTCCCGGATGTTCATGAAGTTTTCAGGCTTCAAGCGGCGGCGAAACAGCCGGAAGAAGCTCAAGAGCACCTCGCGCTTGTTCCTCGGCCTGGGCAAGAGACGCAACCGACTGGCCAAGAAGAAGCGCCGCAAGTCAATGCTGAAAAACACCTCTCGCTTCATGATGAGGTTCAAAGCCAGCAAGAAGAGAAAGAAGGAGGACAAGGAGAAGGCAGCAGGCGATGGAAAGAAGCCCACCTACATGCTGCTGCGCCTGGGTGGAGGTGGCAACTCGTCCCAGAAGAGCGGCTTCTTCAAGGGCTTGTTTGGCAAGAAGAAGGCTGGCTCCACCGGAGGATTGAAGGGTCGGAGTACGGTGCTAGGTCGGGTTGCCGCGGCAGCCAGATGGCTAAACGACCGTTTCGTGTTCAACAAGATGCGAAGGcaagcggaggaggaggagcactaCTTGGAGGGACACCGCGGCCACAGCCGACGACGACATCTCCGCGGCTACCACAACCACGGCTACGAGCAGTGGGAAGACCCCCACGGGTACGACCAAAATGGTCACGGACATCCGGATTATGGCTATGACGCTTACGGTGACGAGATAGCGTTTGGGGACCAAGATCCGTACGAAGCAGGGGCAGACTACCAGGACTTGGGGTACTACGAAGATGAGGGCATCTACGACCCCGGTGCGGAATATTATGCGCAAGGTCTTTATGATGAGGACACAGGGGTCTACTATGACCCCCGTGTGGTTGCCCAAGGGTACTACAACAACCAGGAAGCAGCGTTATACCAGCAGCAACAAGCGATGCCCATGTACAACGAAGTTGGTTTAGACTACTATGCGTCAATGGGTGAAGATCCAGTGTATGGACTCCATCAGGCGCAGGTATATTACGATGAAAATGGACCAGCTGATTATTATGACAGCAGGCAAGCGTATTACAATAACGTCCATGCGGCAGCTTTGGGAATGCACGGGGAAATTCTACCAAACTACCATGATGTTGTGGGTGTGCCCTACCAAGACTTCAACCCTCAGCAGATGGTTGGTTTTCCACAAGGGGGCCAACAGGTCTCTGGGGGGCAAATAATAGACATACAGGGTCAGTATGGAGACCAGTACGTAGATGAGCTGGATCAGTATGGGGTTGAAACTGGGGGGCTTCAGGGGGGCGAGACATTCAGAGTTCCCAGACCTCAAGTGCGCCTTTTTGGAAAAGAACGCCTCGAGGTACCGCTTCCACCTCCACCTAATCTTCCGCCTGATCCAGAATTTGAAGATATGTCCGATATCCAGTACGAAGACCAGGTACCTCTCGCACCGGGACATTTAACCGACATGATGCTACAGCAGCAAATGATGTCCCCGCAAGAACAAATGATTATGTCCTCTCAGCGGCTAATGCCAGCGATGTCACCGCAGCAGCAAATGTTAGCGGAGCAAAGTATGGTACCCCAATTTCTACCACACCAAGTCATGTCCCCACAACACATGTTAACCCCACAGCAAGGGATGTTGCCGCAACAAGGGATGTCGCATCCGATGATTATTTCCCAATCAGTGATGACACCAGAGGAGCAAATAGCCATGTCACAGCAATCAGCCATGTCCTCACAAATGATGTTTCCCCAATCAATGATGTCATCAGATGAGCAGCTGATGTCGCAGCAGCCGATGATGTCGTCACAAATGATGAGTTCTCATGCAATGATGTCACCGGAAGAACAGATGATGTTGCAACAGATGGCATCAGCCCATCCCCAGATGGTACCCCAGCAGGGTTATGGCCTTCCATCAGTTCCCACGCCAACTGCCATGATTATCAAGCAAGCAAGTATGTCCCCACTTCCTGCCCGCCGCATGCCGCAGTCTCCCAGTCCATCCCGACGCTCGGTTGTGATCCCTCCACCTCAGGTACCACATCACCCCAATCCTATGGTACCCTCACCGATCTTGCCACCAAGACAAATCCCCTCCCCACATCCAGCCATGAGGAATAGTATAAATGCCCAAAGACCCCCCTCTGTCATTTCACAACGGATCTCGCATCCGCCCTCTCCCGTGGCCTCCTCCCTGGCTCATCCCAGAATGCAACCTCAGTCCCCCTTGGCTCGGGTACCCTCACCGTCTTTTTCCCCTCGCGCTTCCGTCATTCAGCGAAGTCCTCCACCGTCACCGAGAACCTCAATGATACAGCACTCTCCTCCCGCTTCCCCACGTGCATCAATAAGGATGCGAAGTCCAGCCGCATCACCTGCTCCTGCCGGTAGTCCGTTTGGAGGGAGGAGGTTGACAGGACAATCATCTCCAGATCCTATATCTCCCGTCCTCTCTCCTCAACTTAGCAGAAGACAATCTCCTAGAGGTTTATCCCACGAAGTGCCTCGATCGGCGTCCCCGACTCTCTCCCGTCGCTCGACTCGGCTACTGAGGGATCCCACACCACTAACCAGACGCAAGATGGGTGGAAATGTTCCCTTGGGAACTGTCAGACCTTCACCTATGGGTCTTAGAGGGCGTCCAGtacccccacccacccagaATGTGCGTCCATTCCATGCCGGCTCTATAAGAAGCAATAGATCATCTGTACTCACTATAGACTCTTCTCATCAGTCTTCTCCTTTTCAGTCACCTCACATGATCCACCGTGCGCCCCTTGTGAGGCGGGCGTCTGGCCGTTATGCTCCGCGTCCTGTAGCCCGGGGGCGTCCACTTGTTGCCCAAAACTCCTTGAGGAGGATACCTTCACCCTCACCGAAGCACATTTCGCATCCCGCATCGCCACGTGGCTCTCCTCGACACTCTCGCATGTCCAGTCCCCTCTTGCCTGCCCACGGCGTCCAGCCACCGGACCTGTACACCTCGACCTACGTGGATCCTTTCACCGATCCAGTCGCTACCCCTGCTTCGCCAATGCTGTCTCGTGCCTATCAAAATCAAGCCATTCGCCAGGCTTCTTTCTCTTCCCCTTTTGGCCCCCAAGCCGACATGGACAGAATGTCAGCCCAATACGCTGAACCAAATCCTCTTTCATCCCCTTTGCTCTCTGCTGCAATGCAAAACCAAGCACTTCAAGATGCCTCCTACCTTTCCCCATTGGCTCCCCGCGggtcaccagcgatcccttcttCTCCGCTTTTGTCCGGAGCGCTGCAGAATCAAGCGGTGAGAGACGCGTCCTACATTTCTCCTTTGCAGAGGCCACTATCTCCTTACGAGCAACCTATTGCCCCCTCGTCCCCAATGGTGTCCAGAGCCCTGCAAAACCAGGTACTAAGAGACGCATCTTATGCCTCTCCTCTGCAAAGGCCACTATCTCCTTATGAGCAGCCCATGGCCCCTTCCTCCCCCATAGTTTCTACAGCGCTCCAAAACCAGGCACTGAGAGAGGCATCCTATGCTTCACCTCTACCAAGACCGTTATCTCCCTATGAACAGCCTATGGCCCCTTCCTCCCCATTGGTTTCCAGAGCGCTGCAAAACCAGGCTCTCAGAGATGCTTCCTATGCTTCTCCCCTTCAAAGGCCACAGTCGCCCTACGCAGCCCCGTCTGGGCATTCGTCTCCACTGCTTTCTGGAGCGATGAGATACGGTCAAGCACTCAGCGGTGTGGCTTCCTATCCCACACCGCATCTCCACTCGCCATACGGACAGACATATGTTACCGGGTACGATTACATATCCGAGCCTGGCCCGGCACCGCTGCTGTATGACGCTTTACAGAACCGTGGCGACTTCCAGAGCGTTACGTCTTTAAGATCCCCGATGATGCAACGCCATAACCCTTACGCTCCCGTCAGCCCCAAGCTTCACAGCGCGCTGCAGCAAAACCCAAACCTCCGCCAAGTAAGCTATCAGACTCCTTTGCAACTCAGATCCCCCTACAAACCTCCACCACCTTCTTCACCAATGCTGGCAAGTGCCATACACAATCCCCAGTTAATGGGGGCATCGTACAGGCTGGCAGACGGAACCTTTTTGTCACCCTATGCGGAACCACGTTCCTCACCGCAGCTCGGTCAAGCCTTGCAAAACCAGCAAATCCGGGGCGCTTCGTACATTTTGCCTGATGGATCAGTTATCAGGGTGGGTATTAAAGCAACTTCTGTTCATAAACAGGCTGGCCCAAAAATATATAGGCTACATACTTATACTGTATAACATTTTTAATTTACAGTAGGCATGTGTTTATTGACAAAGATTCTTGTCTAATTTGTTAGTTACTTAAAATAACGATCTAAAATGAGTTAATGGTCTTCTCTCCCTCGTCTTGTCTACTTTTTCCTGCGCCTTTGAAAATGTTCAAACTGTTCAAAACAGCATCTTCCAAACATAATTGATCATGTCTCTTGTGGCCCTTCAGGATTTTTTCTAGACAGCCTGTATAAGCAAGTGCTTTTCATCAAGTGGTGTCACTGTCAATTTTGCCCTGTGCAGGACCCGCGAATTCCCCTGAAACCCATGTCCCCTAACCTTGCCAGGGCGCTTCAGAACCAGGATCTCAGGACAGCTTCATACACTCTACCCGATGGCACAATTATAGACCCGAAAAACCAAGTAACGTATGATTTGTGACTAGAATGAATGACTTGAATACACATTGTTTCTGCCTTTGACAATCTGTGTCTTGGCATACAGGCACCTGTTTCACCAAACCTCGCTAGGGCCCTAAAGAACCCCGCCTTACGTGAAGCTTCCTACTCACTGCCTGACGGTACTATCGTCATTGACCCGAAAAAACCAAAATCCCCCAACCTCGCGGCAGCACTTCAGAACCCTTACCTGAAATCGGCATCTTACACACTGCCCGACGGGACCATCATCATCGACCCGCGGAAGCCCGTCTCTCCGAGTCTCGCCAACGCCCTTCAGAACCCTACCCTCAAGAATGCTTCCTTTAACCTCCCAGAGGGAGTTCGAGACCCCAATAAACCCATCCCGCCAGACTTGTTAAAGGTTTGTTGTCATCTGCCGATTGCAAATATATTGACATGATAAAGTAGTTGGTCTCTCCGAATTGTAAAACTTGACCTTATTTGAACTTATCAGGCTCTTAATAACCCAGCTTTGAAGGGGGCAACCTTAACCCTCCCCGATGGAACCATGATTGTTGACCCAAGTAAACCAAAGAGCCCGAACCTGACCGCTGCCCTTCAAAACCCTCACCTCAAGGGTGTATCGTACACCCTGCCTGACGGAACCATCATCATCGACCCGCGCAAGCCGCTCACTCCCGACCTGTCAAAAGTACATCATCCTAACTCTGTTCGCATTGATGATTTTGCAAACGGTATACAGATTGCAAACGGTTTCCTGCTTTTACCGCCCATTAGGCTCTTGCCAATCAAAACCTTCGGAATGCTTCCTATCAACTCCCTGATGGTTCCCTGGTCATCCCTGGTCAGCAGCCAAACCTCACCGCTGCTCTGAGGAAAAACATGGCCCTTCGTTCTTCCGATCTCTTTCATCTCCCTCAAAACTCACTGTTCACTGGAGCACCGAAACCCGACAGTCCGAACCTCTCTTCCGCCTTGA comes from the Syngnathus scovelli strain Florida chromosome 5, RoL_Ssco_1.2, whole genome shotgun sequence genome and includes:
- the LOC137840300 gene encoding unconventional myosin-XV-like, producing the protein MPGKKDPKKDDKKKGGKAEPEKNKEEEKKGKDVKKGGKEDKKAAKEDKKAVKEDKKGGKSDKKGGKDDKKGKDKKGKEEKKGGKDKGKGKKVESEEEEEEEEEEELLYDEEEEDDDEELSEEEEEDDRRGRGRGGRRAAPTGRRRRGGQDSEEDEEDEDDEEDEEEEPKKISKDGHHHHHRHKDGRSDPDPKKKGKKSEEAAPVPVREIPKKGLKNMSRMFMKFSGFKRRRNSRKKLKSTSRLFLGLGKRRNRLAKKKRRKSMLKNTSRFMMRFKASKKRKKEDKEKAAGDGKKPTYMLLRLGGGGNSSQKSGFFKGLFGKKKAGSTGGLKGRSTVLGRVAAAARWLNDRFVFNKMRRQAEEEEHYLEGHRGHSRRRHLRGYHNHGYEQWEDPHGYDQNGHGHPDYGYDAYGDEIAFGDQDPYEAGADYQDLGYYEDEGIYDPGAEYYAQGLYDEDTGVYYDPRVVAQGYYNNQEAALYQQQQAMPMYNEVGLDYYASMGEDPVYGLHQAQVYYDENGPADYYDSRQAYYNNVHAAALGMHGEILPNYHDVVGVPYQDFNPQQMVGFPQGGQQVSGGQIIDIQGQYGDQYVDELDQYGVETGGLQGGETFRVPRPQVRLFGKERLEVPLPPPPNLPPDPEFEDMSDIQYEDQNATSVPLGSGTLTVFFPSRFRHSAKSSTVTENLNDTALSSRFPTCINKDAKSSRITCSCR